From Alkaliphilus flagellatus, the proteins below share one genomic window:
- a CDS encoding flagellin N-terminal helical domain-containing protein: protein MRINNNIPALNSHRMLNRSSNASAKVLERLSSGKRINRAADDAAGMAISEKMKAQVNGLKIASRNALDGISLIQTAEGAMNEVHAMLQRMRELAVQTSNGVYEEDDIESVNNEIQELLEEIDNIAKTTQFNGKNICTAEDKSGKAVDLNLQLQIGANEGEVMDFNLVDIRASVLGKDTSVSGDTAINDLDIKTNEDASKAITKIDVAIKQISEGRSKLGATQNRLEHTIANVDNAAENLTAALSRIEDTDMALEMSEFTKYNILVQAGTAMLAQANQRPQTILQLLGN from the coding sequence ATGCGTATAAACAATAATATACCTGCACTTAATTCACATAGAATGCTGAATAGAAGCTCCAATGCATCTGCAAAAGTATTGGAGAGGCTTTCTTCTGGTAAAAGAATTAACCGTGCTGCAGACGATGCAGCAGGAATGGCTATTTCAGAAAAGATGAAAGCCCAAGTAAACGGACTTAAAATAGCTTCAAGAAATGCCCTAGATGGTATATCTTTAATACAAACTGCGGAAGGGGCTATGAATGAGGTTCATGCAATGCTTCAACGTATGAGAGAGTTAGCTGTACAAACCTCAAATGGAGTTTATGAAGAGGATGATATAGAATCTGTTAATAACGAAATACAGGAATTATTAGAGGAAATAGATAATATAGCAAAGACTACTCAATTTAATGGTAAAAATATTTGTACCGCTGAAGATAAAAGCGGTAAAGCTGTTGATTTAAATCTTCAACTTCAAATTGGGGCTAACGAAGGAGAAGTAATGGATTTCAATCTTGTGGATATTCGGGCATCTGTTTTAGGCAAGGATACTAGTGTTTCTGGTGATACAGCGATTAATGATTTAGATATCAAAACCAATGAAGATGCTTCTAAGGCTATCACAAAAATAGATGTAGCCATTAAACAGATATCAGAAGGCCGTTCAAAACTAGGAGCAACTCAAAATAGGCTAGAGCATACTATTGCTAATGTAGACAATGCTGCAGAAAACTTAACTGCTGCTCTATCTCGTATCGAGGATACTGATATGGCATTAGAGATGTCTGAGTTTACTAAGTATAATATTCTAGTCCAAGCTGGTACTGCAATGCTTGCTCAAGCAAATCAGAGACCGCAAACTATATTACAACTTTTAGGAAACTAA
- a CDS encoding EscU/YscU/HrcU family type III secretion system export apparatus switch protein: MEKKARVRQAVALKYDLEKDSVPIITASGLGTVADKIVEKGIESDVAIYEDERLVKELLQFKVGTEIPPELYEIVAQVLVFIENIDQKKGSAKYTKYY, from the coding sequence GTGGAGAAAAAAGCCAGGGTAAGACAGGCTGTAGCCCTTAAATATGATTTAGAAAAAGATAGCGTTCCTATTATTACCGCTTCTGGACTAGGCACAGTGGCAGATAAAATTGTAGAAAAAGGAATAGAAAGTGATGTTGCTATATACGAGGATGAGAGGCTGGTGAAGGAATTGCTTCAATTTAAAGTAGGTACAGAAATACCACCAGAGCTTTATGAAATCGTGGCTCAAGTCCTAGTTTTTATAGAAAATATAGATCAAAAAAAAGGTTCTGCAAAATACACTAAATATTACTAG
- the fliS gene encoding flagellar export chaperone FliS: MIEKEYLANRVSNANDTQLVVLVYEGLIDTIKSAIEDIESKSLDKLNISINKIREILAELLATLQGDSEVASNLRSIYVYLNKIVTEAESKCDKGKLEEAIKVITPLYEAWQELGEKDEVSVTSSQVGTKSTNGPAIVAGMTYGKSQLNDYVINNDDRWQKG, from the coding sequence ATGATAGAAAAGGAATACCTAGCTAATCGGGTATCTAATGCCAACGATACACAGCTAGTTGTGTTAGTATATGAAGGACTAATAGATACAATAAAATCTGCTATTGAAGATATTGAGTCTAAAAGTCTAGACAAGCTAAATATTTCTATTAATAAAATTAGAGAAATTTTAGCAGAACTACTTGCAACCCTTCAAGGCGACTCTGAAGTTGCTAGTAATTTAAGAAGTATTTATGTTTATTTAAATAAAATAGTTACAGAAGCTGAATCGAAATGTGATAAAGGAAAGCTGGAGGAAGCTATTAAAGTAATAACTCCTCTATATGAAGCATGGCAGGAGCTTGGAGAAAAAGACGAGGTATCTGTAACATCCTCACAAGTAGGTACAAAATCTACTAATGGACCAGCTATTGTTGCAGGTATGACCTATGGAAAGAGTCAGCTTAATGACTATGTAATCAATAACGATGATAGATGGCAAAAGGGTTAA
- a CDS encoding DUF6240 domain-containing protein: MNNNIWRKGVYSNVINSYMKTPSNSKIKGTLLEINENRIKLSIGDQKALDITLNKPLKAEIGDTVVIDRKDIVKSQMVNVVETQSIKNSQSKYDYILSSLGIPKKEESIWAVKTLDNHGVDITKENILSFMSAKDQLGSISEKLDYDTVIKLKDKDVDFEKESLQKVLQEMQNVQGEKRSFSLLRFLGIKKDMTTEEAEKIAYNLYGSKMGKDITDIIKALDKAGLEPTKEKIEEINTIFSKLNNIENIEDKTIIDSLKNKIETSIDNLYKLKNAVVRGAIHAEEKLGQLASKVYGAYSGAVSSVTERDLSQIEEDIRGRLEELGIKATEELVKLSKDVIARGLDLTKENLEKIMAVKGAIAELSSSLDYEKTALLMASGVIVEKVDVAELVNMVGVAEGSAEEGISLGLNRLEILELIENIDIKTLALHMKLSLPTTLESLNITQSLLDGDITVEEWINTLSSLDGAGDILSKTDESNLIAILDRLANNETGELDIAAQTYLRSNGDKLGPIMDEGYRSEMAKALLQNGITLNNINMQEIYMTKKSLDRVSDNLTSDVLQIATEEGTAVEKLSLSRLADMATSLNGDKLKKDEGTETTLRNTVHVAETVDKMKDMVDALKQISPERRDSIISLLMKNAMPLTLKEVRNLSFFLSNERQIGQQLDEILDLIDKNNNDDVIKLSEELKKNLIKINRDIKDGKQIGERPYEEFSRMLKELESKSSFLSSGERTALQKSAEKLLDSLELQLHLNREDTLLQLPLMMGDQFKNLQMYIMRDKKGSKKIDPKNMSVLLNFDTNNMGNVNIYVAVNYKNIVMKMGLTNKDDQSLVESYSKELEKYLEDLGYDLKDLSFRIDEDNHITSMIKETEGSHRTLKNLLDVKI, from the coding sequence ATGAATAATAATATATGGAGAAAAGGTGTATATAGCAATGTGATCAATTCATATATGAAAACACCAAGCAATTCTAAAATAAAAGGAACCTTGCTGGAGATAAATGAAAATAGAATAAAGCTTAGTATTGGGGATCAAAAAGCATTAGACATTACTCTAAATAAGCCATTAAAGGCAGAGATAGGAGATACTGTAGTAATAGATAGGAAAGATATAGTAAAGTCACAAATGGTTAATGTGGTAGAGACGCAGTCTATCAAAAACTCTCAAAGTAAGTATGATTATATTTTAAGCTCCTTAGGTATTCCTAAAAAAGAAGAGAGTATTTGGGCTGTAAAAACTTTAGATAACCATGGTGTAGATATTACGAAAGAAAATATATTATCCTTCATGTCTGCAAAGGATCAGCTGGGAAGTATAAGTGAAAAGCTAGATTATGACACTGTTATTAAGCTCAAAGATAAAGATGTAGATTTTGAAAAGGAGTCCCTTCAAAAAGTGCTACAGGAAATGCAAAATGTACAGGGAGAAAAGCGGTCTTTTTCACTTTTACGATTTTTAGGTATAAAAAAAGATATGACTACAGAAGAAGCTGAAAAAATTGCCTATAATTTATATGGAAGCAAGATGGGTAAGGATATTACAGATATAATTAAGGCTCTAGATAAAGCTGGACTAGAGCCTACAAAGGAAAAGATAGAAGAGATAAATACTATATTTTCAAAGCTAAACAATATCGAAAATATAGAAGATAAAACTATAATTGATAGTTTGAAAAATAAAATAGAGACATCTATAGATAATCTATACAAACTAAAAAATGCAGTGGTAAGAGGTGCCATACATGCTGAGGAAAAGCTAGGGCAGCTAGCGAGTAAAGTATATGGAGCATATAGTGGTGCAGTCAGTTCTGTAACGGAAAGGGATCTTAGTCAAATAGAAGAAGATATTCGAGGCCGATTAGAGGAATTGGGCATAAAAGCCACAGAAGAATTAGTAAAACTATCAAAGGATGTTATAGCTAGAGGATTAGATTTAACTAAGGAAAACTTAGAGAAAATAATGGCTGTAAAGGGCGCAATTGCAGAACTTAGCTCTAGTCTGGACTATGAAAAAACTGCTCTATTAATGGCTTCTGGTGTAATAGTAGAGAAGGTAGATGTTGCAGAACTTGTTAATATGGTGGGTGTAGCTGAAGGCTCGGCTGAGGAAGGTATTAGTTTAGGTTTAAATAGACTTGAGATACTGGAATTAATTGAGAATATAGATATAAAGACATTAGCTCTACATATGAAGCTAAGTCTACCGACTACCCTAGAGAGTTTAAATATTACTCAGAGCCTACTAGATGGTGATATTACAGTAGAGGAATGGATAAACACTTTAAGTTCTTTAGATGGTGCAGGAGATATACTATCTAAAACAGATGAATCTAACCTAATAGCTATATTAGATAGGCTAGCTAATAATGAAACAGGAGAGCTAGATATAGCTGCTCAAACTTATTTAAGATCGAATGGTGATAAACTAGGCCCTATAATGGATGAAGGTTATAGAAGTGAAATGGCCAAGGCACTACTTCAAAATGGTATTACTCTTAATAATATAAATATGCAGGAAATCTATATGACTAAAAAAAGTTTAGATAGAGTTTCAGATAATCTAACATCTGATGTACTCCAAATAGCCACAGAGGAAGGTACGGCAGTAGAAAAGCTAAGCTTAAGTAGATTAGCTGATATGGCAACTTCCTTAAATGGAGATAAACTCAAAAAGGATGAAGGAACTGAAACCACTTTAAGAAATACTGTCCATGTAGCTGAGACAGTAGACAAGATGAAGGATATGGTGGATGCTTTAAAACAGATTTCTCCTGAAAGGCGAGATAGCATAATTTCTTTATTAATGAAAAATGCAATGCCTTTAACATTAAAAGAAGTTCGAAATTTATCATTTTTTTTAAGTAACGAGAGGCAGATAGGCCAGCAACTCGATGAAATATTGGACCTAATTGATAAAAATAATAATGATGATGTTATTAAGCTTTCTGAAGAACTTAAAAAAAATCTCATAAAAATAAACAGAGATATTAAAGATGGCAAGCAAATAGGAGAACGGCCTTATGAGGAGTTTTCCAGAATGCTTAAAGAGTTGGAAAGCAAGTCCTCCTTCTTGTCTAGCGGAGAGAGGACAGCGCTACAAAAAAGTGCTGAAAAATTACTGGATTCTTTGGAACTACAACTTCATCTAAATAGAGAAGATACACTGTTGCAGCTTCCCTTGATGATGGGAGATCAATTTAAAAATCTTCAGATGTATATTATGAGAGATAAAAAGGGTAGCAAAAAAATTGATCCGAAGAATATGTCTGTACTATTAAACTTTGATACAAACAATATGGGTAATGTAAATATTTATGTGGCAGTTAATTATAAAAATATAGTCATGAAGATGGGATTAACTAATAAGGATGACCAGAGTCTTGTTGAAAGCTACTCTAAGGAACTAGAAAAGTATTTAGAAGACTTAGGTTATGATCTAAAGGATTTATCCTTTAGAATAGATGAAGATAATCATATCACTTCTATGATTAAAGAAACTGAAGGTAGCCATCGTACACTAAAAAATCTACTTGATGTGAAGATTTAG